Genomic DNA from Selenomonas sp. oral taxon 126:
TAGATTTTTTCAGATAGATATGGTAAACTAATTCTTAGTATTTTTGAGCAAATGAACAGCAACATCGCTTTTCGTGCACATACAGGAGGACGATATGGACGATCAGATCAGAGAACTCAAGGAGCGCGCCCGTGCCGCGATTGCGGAGACAGCGAGCAGCCTCGGTGAACTCAACGATATTCGCGTGAAATTTTTTGGGAAAAAGGGCGAGGTGACCACGCTCCTGCGCAGCATGAGCGCCCTCGCGCAGGAGGAGCGCCCGCGCATCGGCAAGATCGTCAACGAGGCACGCGCCGAGATTGAGGCGCTGCTTGCGGCGAAGTCCGAAGAACTGGCGGCGCGGGAGCTTGCGGACAAGATTGCCGCCGAGCAGATTGACGTGACCCTGCCAGGACGCACGGCACCCGTGGGACATCTGCACCCGCTCACGATCACGCTGAACCGCATCAAGGCGATCTTCCTGCAGATGGGCTTTACCATCGAGGAGGGACCCGAGATCGAGAGCGACTACTTCAACTTCGAAGCGCTGAATCTGCCGAAGGATCACCCCGCGCGCGATATGCAGGACTCGTTCTATATCACGGAGGACATCCTCCTGCGCTCGCAGACCTCGCCCGTACAGGCGCGCACGATGCAGAAGAGCACGCCGAATGCACCCATTCGCATGATTGCGCCCGGGCGCGTCTACCGCCGCGACTCCTACGATGCGACGCACTCCCCGATGTTTACGCAGGTGGAGGGGCTTGTGATCGACCGTGGGATCTCCTTTGCCGACCTCAAGGGGACGCTCGAGCTCTGCCTGCATCAGCTCTTTGACGCCGACGCGAAGGTGCGCTTTCGTCCGAGCTTCTTCCCGTTCACGGAGCCGTCGACCGAGGTGGACATCTCCTGCTCTTCCTGTCACGGGGCGGGCTGCCGCGTGTGCAAGGGGACGGGCTGGCTCGAGATCCTCGGCGCCGGCATGGTGCACCCGAACGTCCTGCGCATGAGCGGCTACGATCCCGCGCAGGTGTCGGGCTTTGCGTTCGGCATGGGCGTCGAGCGCATTGCGATGCTCGCCTACGGCGTGGATGATCTGCGCCTGTTCTACGACAACGACGTGCGTTTCTTACATCAATTCTGAGGAGGCGGGACTATGCAGGTTTCCATCAAATGGCTGAAAGACTATGTGGATATTGACGAGACGGCGGAGCAGATTGCAGACCGCCTGACGATGGCGGGCGTTCCCGTCGAGCGCATTGTGCGCGCGGATGAGGGACTGGAAAAGGTCATTACGGGGCGCATCGAGAAGATCACGCCGCATCCGGACTCAGATCATCTGCTCGTCTGCCAGCTGAACATCGGCAAGGAGGAGCTGCTCCAGATCGTGACGGGTGCATCCAATGTGCGCGAGGGGCATATCGTGCCCGTTGCAATGGTCGGCTCCGTCCTGCCCGACGGAAAGAAGATCTCGAAGGGCAAGCTGCGCGGCATTCCGTCAAACGGCATGATGTGCTCGGCGGGCGAGCTTGCGATCGATACAGAGGGGCTGCCCGACGAGCAGGTGCACGGCATCTATATCCTGCCTGCAGATACGCCCGTGGGCATCCCTGCGGCGCAGGCACTCGGGCTGGATGATGTCGTGCTCGAGTTCGAGCTGACGGCGAACCGTGCGGACTGCTTCAGCGTCGTTGGCATTGCACGTGAAATTGCAGCACTGACGGGCAAGGAACTGCGCTTCCCGACGATCGAGGTGAAGGAGACGGCCCCCGAGAGCGCCGCTGAGCTCGTGCACATCGGGATTGAGGCGGAGGAACTCTGCCGCCGCTTCTCCGCACGCGTTCTGCGCGATGTGAAGATTGCGCCCTCGCCCGGATGGATGGCGGAGCGTCTGCGCGGTGCGGGCATCCGCTCGATCAACAATGTGGTCGACGTGACGAATTTCGTCATGCTCGAGCTCGGACAGCCGCTCCATGCGTATGACTACGACGCTGTCGCGGGGCACGCGCTCACGGCACGCCGTGCGCGTGCGGGGGAGAACCTGCACACGCTGGACGATTCGAGCCGTGTCGCCGTCGGGGATGAGCTCGTCATTGCCGACAGCGAGAAGCCCGCAGGGCTTGCGGGCATCATGGGCGGGCTTGAGTCTGAGATCACGGAGGGCACGACCTCGGTGATTATCGAGGCGGCATCCTTCCACGGTCCGACGATTCGCCGCACGGCGCGCCGCATCGGGCTGCACTCCGAGTCCTCGGGCAGGTTCGAGCGCGGCGTCGATGAGACGGAGACTGTGCGCGCGGCAACGCGTGCGGCGCAGCTCCTTGCAGAGATGGGCGCGTGCAGTGTGGCACAGGGCGTGGTCGATGTCTATCCAAACCGCCGCGTGCCGACTGTCCTCGAGTTCAGCGCGCGCACGGTTGGGGAACGTATCGGCGCGAATATCCCCGGCGATTGGATGGCGTCTGCGCTCCGCTCGCTCGGCTTTATCGTCGAGGAGAAGGGCGTCGAGGTCTATCACGTCGCTGTGCCCTCGTGGCGCGGCGATGTGACGATGATGGAGGACATTGCCGAGGAGGTTGCGCGCCTCTACGGCTACGACAATATCGCTTCCCGCCTCCCGATGGGGGCTGTCCAGCAGGGCAAGACGAGCGAGCGGCAGGATTTCGTCGACCTTATGCGCGAGACCTTTGCCGCGCTCGGCATGACGGAGGAGCTGTCGTTCAGCTTTACGAGCGAAAAGACGCTTGACAAGCTCGGCGTTCCCTCAGGCAGCGAGCTCCGTCAGGCAATCCCCATCATGAACCCGCTCACGGACGAGTATCCGCTCATCCGCACGACCCTGCTCACGAGTGTGCTTGAGAATGCGGCACGCAATGTCGCGCGCAAGAACATGGATCTGCGCCTTTTTGACATTGCGCCCGTCTTCTTCCCGAAGGCGCTGCCCGTCACGGAACTCGCGAACGAAAAGCTCATGGCGGCGGGGCTTATCACGGGACGCCGCAGCCCGATCGCATGGGATACGGATAACGCGCAGGTCGATTTCTACGATATGAAGGGCATCCTCGAGCGCTTCCTCACGGCGATCGGTGTGCAGAAATACACGGTGGAGCGCGGCGAGCACTTCGCGATGCACCCCGGCAAGACGGCGCTGTTCAAGAAGGGGCGCGACGTGATCGCCGTTCTCGGTGAGATTCACCCGACGGTTGCCGCGAATTTTGGCATCGCCCAGAGCGTCTATGTCTTCGAGATGGAGGTCGACACCCTCCTGCGCTACCGCAAGAAGAAGAGCACCATTGCCGCGCTGCCGAAGTATCCCGCATCGACGCGTGATCTCGCACTCCTCGTGGATGCGGGGCTGACGACAGCGGAGATCGAACGCGTCATTGCAAAGAAGGGCGGCAAATTCTTCCGCAGTGCGACCCTCTTTGATGTATATACGGGCAAACAGGTTGCGCGCGGCAAGA
This window encodes:
- the pheS gene encoding phenylalanine--tRNA ligase subunit alpha, with translation MDDQIRELKERARAAIAETASSLGELNDIRVKFFGKKGEVTTLLRSMSALAQEERPRIGKIVNEARAEIEALLAAKSEELAARELADKIAAEQIDVTLPGRTAPVGHLHPLTITLNRIKAIFLQMGFTIEEGPEIESDYFNFEALNLPKDHPARDMQDSFYITEDILLRSQTSPVQARTMQKSTPNAPIRMIAPGRVYRRDSYDATHSPMFTQVEGLVIDRGISFADLKGTLELCLHQLFDADAKVRFRPSFFPFTEPSTEVDISCSSCHGAGCRVCKGTGWLEILGAGMVHPNVLRMSGYDPAQVSGFAFGMGVERIAMLAYGVDDLRLFYDNDVRFLHQF
- the pheT gene encoding phenylalanine--tRNA ligase subunit beta, with translation MQVSIKWLKDYVDIDETAEQIADRLTMAGVPVERIVRADEGLEKVITGRIEKITPHPDSDHLLVCQLNIGKEELLQIVTGASNVREGHIVPVAMVGSVLPDGKKISKGKLRGIPSNGMMCSAGELAIDTEGLPDEQVHGIYILPADTPVGIPAAQALGLDDVVLEFELTANRADCFSVVGIAREIAALTGKELRFPTIEVKETAPESAAELVHIGIEAEELCRRFSARVLRDVKIAPSPGWMAERLRGAGIRSINNVVDVTNFVMLELGQPLHAYDYDAVAGHALTARRARAGENLHTLDDSSRVAVGDELVIADSEKPAGLAGIMGGLESEITEGTTSVIIEAASFHGPTIRRTARRIGLHSESSGRFERGVDETETVRAATRAAQLLAEMGACSVAQGVVDVYPNRRVPTVLEFSARTVGERIGANIPGDWMASALRSLGFIVEEKGVEVYHVAVPSWRGDVTMMEDIAEEVARLYGYDNIASRLPMGAVQQGKTSERQDFVDLMRETFAALGMTEELSFSFTSEKTLDKLGVPSGSELRQAIPIMNPLTDEYPLIRTTLLTSVLENAARNVARKNMDLRLFDIAPVFFPKALPVTELANEKLMAAGLITGRRSPIAWDTDNAQVDFYDMKGILERFLTAIGVQKYTVERGEHFAMHPGKTALFKKGRDVIAVLGEIHPTVAANFGIAQSVYVFEMEVDTLLRYRKKKSTIAALPKYPASTRDLALLVDAGLTTAEIERVIAKKGGKFFRSATLFDVYTGKQVARGKKSMAFHLHFQSDDKTLTDEEVDAAFADILEAVQSQLHAELRA